From a region of the Triticum aestivum cultivar Chinese Spring chromosome 7D, IWGSC CS RefSeq v2.1, whole genome shotgun sequence genome:
- the LOC123168236 gene encoding berberine bridge enzyme-like Cyn d 4 — translation MASSRSLALALLFSLLSCYASVPSLASSDGFLQCLSAAIPKQLLYTQSSPSFTSVLVSSIRNPKFSTPGTVRPLCIVTPTNASHVQAAVVCGRRNDVRVRVRSGGHDYEGLSYRSARPEVFAVVDLANLRSVRVDQKAATAWVDSGATLGELYYAISKASRLLAFPAGLCPTIGVGGHFSGGGFGMLLRKYGVAIDNVLDATLVDANGKLLDKQAMGTDVFWAIRGGGGESFGIVLSWKVKLVPVPPAVTMFSVTKSVDEGAVDILTRWQEVAPALPEDLFIRVLAQKQVANFESMYLGTPDTLLPLMRSRFPELGLNRTHCKEMTWIQSVPYIYLGSAATVEDILNRTTATRSFSKATSDYVRRAIPKDVWVKIFAWLAKPDAGLMIMDPYGGKIGSLPDSATPFPHRGGVLYNIQYMNFWSAATDGSAQMRWLRDFYAFMGPYVSSNPREAYVNYRDLDLGQNVVVGNVTSYLAGKVWGEKYFKGNFRRLAVAKGKVDPNNYFRNEQSIPPLLTTK, via the coding sequence ATGGCCTCGTCTCGGAGCTTGGCGCTGGCCCTCCTCTTCAGCCTCCTCTCCTGCTATGCATCCGTCCCTTCCCTAGCTTCCTCCGACGGCTTCCTCCAATGCCTCTCGGCGGCCATACCCAAGCAGCTGTTATACACGCAGAGCTCGCCTTCGTTCACCTCGGTCCTGGTGTCCTCCATCCGGAACCCCAAGTTCTCCACGCCTGGCACGGTGAGGCCGCTCTGCATAGTCACGCCGACCAACGCCTCCCACGTCCAGGCCGCCGTCGTCTGCGGCCGTCGGAACGACGTGCGCGTCCGCGTGCGCAGCGGCGGGCACGACTACGAGGGCCTCTCGTACCGGTCCGCGCGCCCCGAGGTGTTCGCGGTGGTCGACCTGGCGAACCTCCGCTCCGTGCGCGTTGACCAGAAGGCGGCCACCGCGTGGGTGGACTCCGGCGCGACGCTCGGGGAGCTCTACTACGCCATCTCGAAGGCGAGCAGGCTGCTGGCTTTCCCGGCCGGCCTGTGCCCGACGATCGGCGTGGGCGGCCATTTCAGCGGCGGCGGGTTCGGCATGCTGCTGCGCAAGTACGGCGTCGCCATCGACAACGTCCTGGACGCCACGCTTGTTGACGCCAATGGGAAGCTCCTGGACAAGCAGGCCATGGGGACGGACGTGTTCTGGGCCatccgcggtggcggcggcgagagctTCGGCATCGTGCTCTCGTGGAAGGTGAAGCTCGTTCCCGTCCCGCCGGCAGTGACAATGTTCAGCGTCACAAAGTCCGTCGACGAGGGCGCCGTAGACATCCTCACCAGATGGCAAGAGGTCGCCCCAGCTCTCCCCGAAGATCTTTTCATCAGGGTGCTCGCGCAGAAGCAGGTGGCCAACTTCGAGTCCATGTACCTGGGGACGCCCGACACGCTGCTGCCGCTGATGCGCAGCCGCTTCCCGGAGCTCGGCCTGAACCGGACGCACTGCAAGGAGATGACCTGGATCCAGTCTGTGCCGTACATCTACCTGGGCAGCGCCGCCACCGTGGAGGACATCCTGAACCGGACCACCGCCACGAGGTCCTTCAGCAAGGCCACGTCCGACTACGTCCGTCGGGCCATCCCCAAGGACGTGTGGGTGAAGATTTTCGCCTGGCTCGCCAAGCCGGACGCCGGGCTGATGATCATGGACCCTTACGGCGGGAAGATCGGCAGCCTGCCGGATTCGGCGACGCCGTTCCCGCACCGAGGTGGGGTGCTGTACAACATCCAGTACATGAATTTCTGGTCGGCCGCCACGGACGGATCGGCTCAGATGAGGTGGCTCAGAGATTTCTACGCGTTCATGGGGCCGTACGTGAGCAGCAACCCCAGGGAGGCGTATGTGAACTATAGGGACCTTGACCTTGGCCAGAATGTGGTTGTGGGGAACGTCACCAGCTACCTGGCCGGTAAGGTATGGGGTGAGAAGTACTTCAAGGGTAACTTCCGGAGGCTCGCGGTGGCCAAGGGCAAGGTGGATCCTAACAACTACTTCAGGAACGAGCAGAGCATCCCACCACTTTTGACGACGAAGTAA